One window from the genome of Pseudoalteromonas sp. '520P1 No. 423' encodes:
- a CDS encoding response regulator codes for MINLSPSDLHILLVEPSLTQRNIIIKELNLEEITHIDHGKNHTEAFEKIKLNSPDLVISSLHFNDGSALDLLTAIKEDDSIGDVPFMLISSETRKHALETFKQSGVIAILPKPFTRENLGKAINATLDILSPQELELELYDVHDIKVLIVDDSMLARNHIRRVLTNLGIQHFTEAVDGQKAIAALNDKMFDLIVTDYNMPEVNGQELAQFIRNESHQSHVPILMVSSEASDTHLANIAQSGVNAMCDKPFEPKTVKNLIYQLLDNH; via the coding sequence ATGATAAACTTATCACCATCAGATCTACATATTCTATTAGTTGAACCTTCTTTAACTCAAAGAAATATAATTATAAAAGAGTTAAATTTAGAGGAGATCACACATATTGACCATGGAAAAAATCACACGGAGGCATTTGAAAAAATTAAATTAAACTCTCCTGATCTGGTGATCAGCAGTTTGCATTTTAATGATGGTAGTGCATTAGATTTACTCACTGCGATAAAAGAAGATGACAGCATAGGTGATGTGCCATTTATGCTAATTTCTAGTGAAACCAGAAAACACGCATTAGAAACATTTAAACAATCAGGTGTCATAGCGATTTTACCTAAGCCTTTTACACGTGAAAATTTAGGTAAAGCAATCAATGCCACCTTAGACATACTCAGTCCACAAGAGTTAGAGCTAGAATTATACGATGTTCACGATATTAAAGTATTAATCGTTGATGACTCCATGCTGGCACGGAATCATATTAGACGTGTATTAACTAATTTAGGCATCCAACACTTTACTGAAGCTGTTGATGGCCAAAAAGCCATTGCCGCTTTAAATGACAAAATGTTTGATTTGATTGTAACTGATTACAATATGCCTGAAGTTAATGGACAAGAACTAGCACAGTTTATACGTAATGAATCTCATCAATCTCATGTGCCTATCTTAATGGTATCATCAGAGGCTAGTGATACACACTTAGCAAATATCGCACAATCTGGTGTTAATGCGATGTGCGATAAACCATTTGAACCTAAAACAGTCAAAAATTTAATTTATCAGTTATTAGATAACCACTAA
- a CDS encoding EAL domain-containing protein, translating to MTKAILKNNCIGLILKYSRLPSRYGRNSLSVKLSVLISVICLIAGMSAAVLMLKSERKQLIFEEQEALKRSGNNFITQFNQIIDNKTKIATKANFVVKQQLFEYNFINQNQKKIELDTSQEGVVRSIALDGLSAAYIPEVNFTDSYKKLFYDTEVLWQIISPTLTKDFFNFYYISKDNFVRISPPNWAVQLEPEHNFSNDIFYSVALEQSNPSRSPVWTPVYRDDIWDKWVVSLIVPLYYKNEFLGITGSDLIFQDLIKHFSVSDKEQQFFIFNKQGQILSHPLFNKLIEKMEGDMNQLLVTNDLIPQHLQELVQSAIKKDLPHMPSTFIEQNEVHLVNIHKMDPLDWYIGVYKKRSTILSALDELEIKFFGLFVIYTALVVILLHQSLNELLLKRVITLVHSVNAFGKSKGKSKGDFLEENKDEIGALNGAFKTMSEEITKHLDSLDQRIIEKEEAELAAKRLNKAVEFSGSAVVIADADLNIVYVNPKMPEMTGYSEKELIGSSVLNIIAQEMQILVEDIEIDLKSRHYWRGDTLFRNIYNKAIWVSLSISPIRDEDSTVTSYVASAQDISFIKESQRKMEQLAYYDTLTGLSNRAFFRMQLRKSMALAARGHYSFALFYFDLDEFKRINDTLGHDAGDQLLLEVANRLKFRLRAEDTIARLGGDEFAVLLSGINDREKATEVANTIQETLNKPIKLVNDEVIVSASIGITLAPEDSSEEDQLLKHADLAMYEAKAKGRNTYHFYNADLNAAAKERMLIENELRIALKEKQFELHYQPQLDSRTRKIVGYEALIRWLHPDKGMIPPDKFIPIAESTGIIVELGEWVLWEACRFATRLVEQDVANNVSINLSARQFKDSNLVDLLSKILKETGANADNVHLELTESMLMGDIEVAIAQLHEFKALGLAISIDDFGTGFSSLSYLKRFPVDILKIDRSFVKDIPEDTSDMAITAAIIAMATKLKLNLVAEGVETSEQIAFLESNGCYIVQGYYFSQPLAENKLEQFRNTLINT from the coding sequence ATGACAAAAGCCATTTTGAAAAATAATTGCATAGGTTTAATTTTGAAGTATAGCCGTTTACCATCCCGCTATGGAAGAAATTCTCTTAGCGTTAAATTATCAGTATTAATTTCAGTTATTTGTTTAATTGCTGGTATGAGCGCTGCTGTTTTGATGTTGAAATCAGAACGAAAGCAATTAATTTTTGAAGAACAAGAAGCTTTAAAGAGAAGTGGTAATAACTTTATAACTCAGTTTAATCAAATTATTGATAATAAAACTAAGATTGCGACCAAAGCGAACTTTGTTGTTAAACAGCAATTATTCGAATATAACTTTATTAATCAAAATCAAAAAAAGATTGAATTAGATACATCACAGGAAGGCGTGGTTAGAAGTATTGCATTAGATGGTTTGTCTGCAGCTTATATTCCTGAAGTAAACTTTACAGATTCATATAAAAAGCTTTTCTATGATACCGAAGTGCTTTGGCAAATCATTTCACCTACTTTAACTAAAGATTTTTTTAATTTTTATTATATTAGTAAAGATAACTTTGTACGTATCTCTCCTCCAAACTGGGCAGTGCAATTAGAGCCTGAACACAATTTTTCAAATGATATTTTTTACTCTGTGGCATTAGAACAGAGTAACCCCTCAAGAAGCCCTGTTTGGACTCCTGTTTATCGAGATGATATTTGGGATAAGTGGGTGGTTAGCTTAATTGTGCCGCTTTATTACAAAAATGAATTCTTAGGCATTACAGGTAGTGACTTAATTTTTCAGGATTTGATTAAGCATTTTTCTGTATCAGATAAAGAGCAACAATTTTTTATTTTTAATAAGCAAGGTCAAATATTATCCCATCCATTGTTCAATAAGTTGATTGAAAAGATGGAAGGGGATATGAATCAGTTGTTAGTAACAAATGATTTAATCCCGCAGCATTTACAAGAATTAGTACAGTCAGCCATTAAAAAAGATTTACCTCATATGCCAAGTACTTTTATTGAGCAAAATGAAGTGCATTTAGTTAATATTCATAAAATGGATCCGCTAGATTGGTATATAGGCGTTTATAAAAAGCGCTCAACGATTTTATCTGCTTTGGATGAATTAGAGATTAAGTTTTTTGGTTTATTCGTAATTTATACTGCCTTGGTTGTGATTTTATTGCATCAATCTTTAAATGAGCTATTGCTAAAACGTGTTATTACTTTAGTTCATTCAGTTAATGCTTTTGGTAAAAGTAAAGGTAAATCAAAAGGTGACTTCCTTGAAGAAAATAAAGACGAAATAGGTGCATTAAATGGTGCCTTTAAAACCATGTCAGAGGAAATTACTAAGCATCTAGATAGCTTAGATCAAAGGATCATAGAAAAAGAAGAGGCAGAATTGGCTGCTAAAAGATTAAATAAGGCGGTAGAGTTCTCTGGAAGTGCTGTTGTTATTGCTGATGCTGATTTAAATATTGTTTATGTAAACCCTAAAATGCCAGAAATGACAGGCTATTCAGAAAAAGAGCTTATCGGCTCATCCGTTCTTAATATCATTGCCCAAGAAATGCAAATTTTGGTTGAGGATATTGAGATAGACCTTAAAAGTAGGCACTACTGGCGTGGCGATACATTATTTAGAAATATTTATAATAAAGCAATTTGGGTTTCTTTGAGTATTTCTCCGATCAGAGATGAAGATAGCACAGTAACCAGTTATGTCGCGTCAGCACAAGACATCAGTTTTATTAAAGAAAGCCAACGTAAAATGGAGCAACTAGCATATTATGATACGTTAACTGGATTATCTAATCGTGCCTTTTTTAGAATGCAGCTTAGAAAGTCTATGGCACTGGCTGCGAGAGGCCATTATTCATTTGCTTTATTCTATTTTGACCTTGATGAATTTAAACGTATTAATGATACCTTAGGTCATGATGCGGGTGATCAACTCCTATTAGAAGTCGCCAACCGACTTAAATTTAGACTCAGAGCGGAAGATACCATCGCGCGCTTAGGAGGAGATGAATTTGCAGTATTACTTAGTGGTATCAATGATAGAGAAAAAGCGACCGAGGTTGCCAATACAATTCAAGAAACATTAAATAAACCAATTAAATTAGTAAATGATGAGGTTATTGTGAGTGCCAGTATTGGTATTACATTAGCACCAGAAGATAGTTCAGAAGAAGACCAATTGTTAAAACATGCGGATTTAGCTATGTATGAGGCGAAAGCTAAAGGCCGTAATACATATCATTTTTATAATGCAGATCTTAATGCTGCGGCAAAAGAGCGTATGCTGATAGAAAATGAATTAAGGATCGCACTAAAAGAAAAGCAATTTGAACTGCATTATCAACCTCAGCTTGATAGTAGAACACGGAAAATAGTCGGTTATGAAGCGCTGATCCGATGGCTTCACCCAGATAAGGGCATGATACCGCCAGATAAGTTTATTCCAATTGCTGAAAGTACAGGGATCATTGTTGAATTAGGCGAGTGGGTACTTTGGGAAGCATGCCGCTTTGCAACTAGGTTGGTTGAGCAAGATGTTGCTAATAATGTGTCAATTAACTTATCTGCAAGACAATTCAAAGATAGTAATTTAGTCGATTTATTATCAAAAATATTAAAAGAAACTGGTGCAAATGCGGATAATGTTCATTTAGAGTTAACTGAAAGTATGTTAATGGGTGATATAGAAGTTGCAATAGCGCAGCTCCATGAATTTAAAGCTTTGGGTCTTGCAATATCTATTGATGACTTTGGTACCGGTTTTTCTTCATTAAGTTATCTAAAGCGTTTCCCTGTTGATATTCTTAAAATAGATAGATCATTTGTAAAAGATATCCCTGAAGATACAAGTGATATGGCCATTACCGCTGCGATAATCGCCATGGCAACTAAATTGAAGCTTAATTTGGTAGCTGAGGGGGTTGAGACTTCAGAACAAATTGCGTTTTTAGAGAGCAATGGTTGTTATATTGTTCAAGGTTATTATTTCAGCCAACCTTTAGCTGAAAATAAATTAGAGCAGTTTAGGAATACTTTAATAAATACTTAA
- the tyrA gene encoding bifunctional chorismate mutase/prephenate dehydrogenase: MEQKLAALRSQIDACDTELVAILAKRNKITAQVGQIKRDSGKPVYIPEREIELLAARRAQAQAQGVSGDLVEDILRRMMRESYQNQQSELACVSPELSPAVIIGGKGVMGQLFAKQLRRSGIEVRILDKEQNDSQAEILSGAKLVLVSVPINKVEAIIENLPKLDDDCLLVDITSVKAKPVRAMLNSHKGPVLGLHPMFGPDIAHWVKQTIVVCRGRGDLKADMLLAQLKIWGTQLVEMDTKKHDEAMQIVQVMRHLTTFVYGQFLAKQTHSLREIKSCSSPIYQLELMMVGRLFAQSPGLYSDIMLAQFDNVESLLEDYQDIYEQTLIKLKNGDKAGLIEGFSDAKSYFSDSAESFLKQSRALLNKANDSKVLD; encoded by the coding sequence TTGGAACAGAAATTAGCAGCGCTTCGCTCACAAATAGATGCATGTGACACAGAGTTAGTCGCCATTTTGGCGAAAAGAAATAAAATTACAGCACAAGTAGGTCAAATAAAAAGAGACTCAGGAAAACCTGTTTATATTCCAGAACGTGAAATTGAATTATTAGCGGCGCGTAGGGCACAAGCACAAGCGCAAGGTGTATCTGGTGACTTAGTTGAAGATATTTTACGTCGTATGATGAGAGAGTCATACCAAAATCAACAATCTGAGTTAGCCTGTGTTTCTCCTGAGTTATCTCCCGCCGTGATCATAGGTGGTAAAGGTGTAATGGGGCAGTTATTTGCTAAACAATTGAGACGCTCTGGTATTGAAGTCAGGATTTTAGATAAAGAACAAAATGACTCTCAAGCTGAAATTTTGTCAGGAGCAAAATTAGTATTAGTCTCCGTGCCAATCAATAAAGTAGAGGCTATTATCGAAAACTTGCCAAAACTGGATGATGATTGTTTATTGGTTGATATTACAAGTGTCAAAGCAAAACCGGTAAGAGCTATGTTGAACAGTCATAAAGGACCTGTTTTGGGTTTACATCCGATGTTTGGTCCTGATATTGCGCATTGGGTTAAGCAAACTATTGTAGTGTGTCGTGGCAGAGGTGATTTAAAAGCTGATATGTTGCTCGCTCAGCTTAAAATTTGGGGTACGCAACTTGTTGAGATGGATACTAAAAAGCATGATGAAGCGATGCAAATCGTGCAAGTAATGCGCCATTTAACAACATTTGTTTATGGCCAATTTTTAGCAAAACAGACTCATAGTTTACGTGAAATCAAGAGTTGTTCATCGCCAATATACCAATTAGAGTTAATGATGGTAGGTCGATTGTTTGCACAATCACCGGGTTTGTATTCAGATATTATGTTGGCACAATTTGATAATGTAGAATCACTGCTTGAAGATTATCAAGATATATATGAACAAACCTTAATTAAATTAAAAAATGGTGATAAAGCAGGGTTAATCGAAGGGTTTAGTGATGCGAAAAGCTACTTCTCGGATTCAGCTGAGTCTTTTTTAAAGCAGAGTCGTGCTTTGTTAAACAAGGCAAATGACTCTAAGGTGTTAGATTAA
- a CDS encoding amino acid aminotransferase: MFSNLKPLPTDPILGLMAAYKKDTNPNKIDLGVGVYKNEQGDTPILESVKKAEAFRLENETSKSYIGLAGDLGFCNKMESLLLGEHSALLANRVRTAQTPGGTGALRVAAEFIVRCNPKATVWVTTPTWANHISLFEAAGLTVKEYPYYDYENKGLLFDEMIATLKQVPKGDIVLLHACCHNPSGMDLNQEQWKIVAELAKEVGFTPLVDIAYQGFGTSLNEDASGLRVLADTVEEMIICSSCSKNFGLYRERIGACSIIAKDSAVADVSNSVLLSVVRSIYSMPPAHGATIVDTILGSAELTGLWHQELAEMRNRINGLRSLLVDNLHAQNVDKDFSFIKHQHGMFSFLSITKEQIERLQKEYAIYIVGSSRVNVAGVSKANIEYFSKAVADVIK; encoded by the coding sequence ATGTTCTCAAACTTAAAACCATTACCAACAGATCCAATTTTAGGCTTGATGGCTGCGTATAAAAAAGATACGAACCCAAATAAAATCGACTTAGGTGTTGGTGTATATAAAAATGAGCAAGGCGATACACCTATTTTAGAATCAGTGAAAAAAGCTGAAGCATTTCGTTTAGAAAATGAAACCTCAAAGTCATATATTGGTCTAGCCGGTGATCTTGGTTTTTGTAACAAAATGGAATCTTTATTATTAGGTGAACACAGTGCGCTTTTAGCTAATCGCGTACGCACAGCGCAAACACCAGGCGGCACAGGCGCTTTACGTGTTGCTGCTGAGTTTATTGTTCGTTGTAATCCTAAAGCGACAGTTTGGGTAACAACACCTACATGGGCAAACCATATTAGCTTATTTGAGGCAGCAGGTTTAACTGTTAAAGAATACCCTTATTACGATTACGAAAATAAAGGTTTATTATTTGATGAAATGATTGCAACACTAAAACAAGTGCCTAAAGGTGATATTGTTCTATTACATGCATGTTGTCATAACCCAAGTGGTATGGACTTAAATCAAGAGCAATGGAAAATTGTTGCTGAACTAGCTAAAGAAGTTGGTTTTACACCATTAGTTGATATTGCATACCAAGGTTTTGGTACAAGCTTAAATGAAGATGCTTCTGGCCTTCGTGTACTTGCTGATACAGTTGAAGAAATGATTATTTGTTCTTCTTGTTCTAAAAACTTTGGTTTATACCGTGAGCGTATTGGTGCATGTTCTATTATTGCAAAAGATTCCGCCGTTGCAGATGTATCAAATTCAGTTTTATTAAGTGTTGTTCGTAGTATTTATTCAATGCCTCCTGCACATGGAGCAACGATTGTTGATACTATTTTAGGCAGTGCAGAACTAACTGGTTTATGGCATCAAGAACTAGCAGAAATGCGTAATCGCATTAATGGTCTGCGTTCTTTGCTTGTTGATAATTTACATGCACAAAATGTAGATAAAGACTTCTCATTTATTAAACATCAACATGGTATGTTTTCTTTCTTAAGCATTACAAAAGAACAAATTGAAAGATTACAAAAAGAATATGCTATCTACATTGTAGGCTCTAGCCGTGTAAATGTAGCTGGTGTGAGCAAAGCAAATATTGAGTATTTCTCAAAAGCGGTTGCTGATGTAATTAAATAA
- a CDS encoding translation initiation factor, with translation MQNSNLVYSTDFGRIEQQKEQKVEDVKLFKDGFIRIERQTKGRKGKGVMLVVGIDTKDHDLKKLAKSVKSKMGQGGAVKDGLIEIQGDDRVKLKAILESAGFKVKIAGG, from the coding sequence ATGCAAAATTCTAATTTAGTTTATTCAACAGATTTTGGCCGAATCGAACAACAAAAAGAGCAAAAAGTTGAAGATGTTAAATTATTTAAAGATGGCTTTATTCGAATTGAACGCCAGACAAAAGGCCGTAAAGGTAAAGGCGTTATGTTGGTAGTAGGTATAGATACTAAAGATCATGACCTTAAAAAATTAGCCAAATCGGTTAAAAGCAAAATGGGTCAAGGTGGCGCTGTAAAAGATGGTCTTATTGAAATTCAAGGTGATGACAGAGTTAAACTCAAGGCCATTTTAGAAAGTGCTGGTTTTAAAGTAAAAATAGCGGGAGGCTAA
- a CDS encoding GAF domain-containing protein gives MVLSYLEITQITCDHVLINNHLSALKTYLNTKNHSRDIQWQYKIPELGEDGSCSLFGHLQDEPFDLKNVLLTEHQDIDINLVNSMQMLNQIVDYIVNTSQVDWFGIYQNRDTNNEQGLVKLAYHGAPSRPIFPLTSDFSLISNNVQVALSKKGRVINDIQAYQANGGEYYICDPKVKSEVCLPILTASGAMLGIIDAEAFKTDFFDENTLALLIAGCLLIPNYLPA, from the coding sequence ATGGTGCTTTCATATTTAGAGATAACACAAATAACATGTGATCATGTATTAATAAATAATCATTTATCAGCCCTTAAAACATATTTAAATACAAAAAATCATAGCCGCGATATCCAATGGCAGTATAAAATCCCAGAGTTAGGTGAGGATGGAAGTTGTAGTTTATTTGGACATTTACAGGATGAACCATTTGATCTAAAAAACGTGCTACTTACAGAGCATCAAGATATAGATATTAATTTAGTTAATTCTATGCAGATGTTAAACCAGATTGTTGATTATATCGTTAATACTTCTCAAGTTGATTGGTTTGGCATATATCAAAACCGTGATACAAACAACGAACAAGGCCTTGTAAAACTCGCCTATCATGGTGCGCCGAGTCGACCTATATTTCCTCTAACGTCTGATTTTTCCCTTATTAGTAATAATGTTCAAGTGGCACTATCAAAAAAAGGGCGTGTTATTAATGATATTCAAGCATATCAAGCCAATGGCGGTGAATATTATATTTGCGATCCAAAAGTAAAATCTGAGGTGTGTTTACCTATCTTGACAGCATCAGGTGCAATGTTAGGTATTATTGACGCCGAAGCTTTTAAAACTGATTTTTTTGATGAAAATACATTAGCGTTGCTCATTGCTGGCTGTTTATTGATACCAAATTATTTACCTGCATAA
- a CDS encoding chorismate mutase, which yields MANDALQALRKDINEIDSELLILLTKRRRISHSVVEYKISNNKPIRDEQREVALLEKLISYGKSLGLDAYYVNSVFQTIIEDSVLHQQAMLQQNINPDIKGETNRVAYLGGQGSYSQLACHKYFSRRSDHLVELGCSSFFEITNKVETGQADFGLLPIENTCSGSINEVFDLLQHAQVAIVGELTQSIEHCLIAKEGLELTDITKVFGHPQPFTQCSQFIQGLENIQLEYCDSTSSAIARALETPNSAAIASQQAGIKAGLEVVQSAVANQVENHSRFIVVARKPMQTSKQIPTKTSLIMATSQNAGSLADALMIFKQHKINLVKLESRPVPGNPWEEVFYVDLDANLIQSNTQKALDDLKEVTEYVRVLGCYPSESMTQVEVEK from the coding sequence ATGGCTAATGATGCATTACAAGCATTACGAAAAGATATCAATGAGATTGATTCTGAATTATTAATACTACTGACAAAACGTCGTCGTATTAGTCATTCTGTTGTTGAATATAAAATTTCAAACAACAAACCAATTAGAGATGAACAACGAGAAGTCGCGTTATTAGAAAAGTTAATATCGTACGGAAAGTCTCTTGGTTTAGATGCTTATTATGTAAATAGTGTTTTCCAAACGATTATCGAAGATTCAGTGTTACATCAGCAAGCTATGCTGCAACAGAATATCAACCCAGATATTAAAGGCGAAACTAACCGTGTTGCATATTTAGGCGGTCAAGGCTCATATAGCCAACTTGCATGTCATAAATACTTTAGTCGACGTAGCGATCATTTAGTCGAACTTGGCTGTTCTAGCTTTTTCGAAATTACAAATAAAGTTGAAACCGGACAAGCTGATTTTGGTTTATTGCCAATTGAAAATACTTGCTCAGGTAGTATTAATGAAGTGTTCGACTTATTACAACACGCACAAGTTGCGATTGTTGGTGAACTAACACAATCAATCGAACATTGTTTAATTGCAAAAGAGGGTTTAGAGCTGACTGATATCACTAAAGTATTTGGTCACCCACAACCTTTCACACAATGTAGTCAATTTATTCAGGGTCTAGAAAACATCCAACTTGAATACTGTGATTCAACATCAAGTGCGATCGCTCGAGCATTAGAAACACCAAACAGCGCTGCAATTGCTTCACAACAAGCAGGTATTAAAGCGGGCTTAGAGGTTGTTCAATCTGCGGTTGCAAATCAAGTTGAAAACCATAGCAGATTTATTGTTGTTGCAAGAAAACCAATGCAAACATCAAAACAAATCCCAACTAAAACAAGCTTAATAATGGCGACTAGCCAAAATGCGGGGTCACTTGCTGATGCCTTAATGATTTTTAAACAGCATAAAATCAATTTAGTTAAATTAGAATCTCGTCCAGTACCTGGTAACCCATGGGAAGAAGTATTTTATGTTGATTTGGATGCTAATTTAATTCAAAGCAATACCCAAAAGGCTCTTGATGATTTAAAAGAAGTCACTGAGTATGTAAGAGTGCTAGGGTGCTACCCGAGTGAGTCTATGACGCAAGTAGAAGTAGAGAAGTAA
- a CDS encoding fused response regulator/phosphatase: MRILVVDDQALNCTLLKFMLEQESHTVFCVSNGKEAVEQFSDINPDIVLLDVMMPIMDGFEAAPLIKKQVSDVYLPIIFITALDDQKSLTRCLEVGGDDFISKPFDKIILSAKIQAHTRTRELSQKSFEQKKLLELHQNEVQREHEIVEHIFKNALVEHLIVPDIIDYHLSPASMFNGDFFLVSPSPIGGLYIMLGDFTGHGLAAAIGALPTSKIFYSMAHKGLTVGDIASELNSMLSDLLPGHMFCAATILEINKSGRSVNAWLGGLPEGYILDEFGQVKRELESQHMALGILESYEFEDTIVHFEVENTDRILVFTDGIIEASDPNDEFFGEERVLEIMSCSKQAKIEDVVNAVYEFTGDIKQQDDLSLALIRCKATPLADVEPRSFSQIPITFNIQLEHEQLKTSDPVVQFVDLVCSIEGASEHRSNLFLILSEAYNNALDHGILGLNSQNKDTEEGFYEYYIQRAEVLAELNSGYLNFTALYQPEVQSIVFTIEDSGKGFCTEQQHKADNKAHPHGRGLGLMEEIASGVSSNDIGNKININYCLNERASST; encoded by the coding sequence TTGCGTATTTTAGTTGTTGATGATCAAGCATTAAACTGCACTTTATTAAAGTTTATGCTTGAACAAGAGTCACATACGGTTTTTTGTGTTTCTAATGGTAAAGAAGCTGTAGAGCAATTTTCTGATATCAATCCCGATATCGTATTATTAGATGTCATGATGCCAATCATGGATGGCTTTGAAGCCGCGCCACTTATAAAAAAACAGGTAAGCGACGTTTATCTGCCGATTATCTTTATTACAGCTCTGGATGATCAAAAAAGTTTAACCCGTTGTTTAGAAGTTGGAGGTGATGACTTTATTAGTAAACCTTTTGATAAAATTATTTTATCAGCAAAAATTCAAGCACATACGCGTACTAGAGAATTAAGCCAAAAAAGTTTTGAGCAAAAGAAATTATTGGAATTACATCAAAATGAAGTTCAACGAGAGCATGAAATTGTTGAACATATATTTAAAAATGCGTTAGTCGAACACCTTATTGTACCCGACATCATAGATTATCATTTATCTCCTGCTTCTATGTTTAATGGCGATTTTTTTTTAGTATCACCAAGCCCGATAGGGGGCTTATATATCATGTTAGGTGATTTTACCGGGCACGGGTTAGCAGCGGCGATTGGAGCACTACCAACTTCTAAAATATTTTATAGCATGGCACACAAAGGGCTGACAGTAGGAGATATTGCGAGCGAACTTAATAGCATGTTGTCGGATTTACTACCTGGGCATATGTTTTGTGCAGCAACTATTTTGGAGATTAATAAGTCTGGTAGAAGTGTTAATGCTTGGCTTGGTGGGCTACCAGAAGGTTATATACTAGATGAATTCGGACAAGTTAAAAGAGAATTAGAATCTCAACATATGGCATTAGGTATATTAGAAAGTTATGAGTTTGAAGATACCATAGTGCATTTTGAGGTTGAAAATACTGACCGCATACTCGTTTTTACCGATGGCATTATAGAGGCATCTGATCCCAATGATGAGTTTTTTGGTGAAGAGCGTGTATTAGAGATTATGTCATGTTCAAAACAAGCAAAAATTGAAGATGTCGTAAATGCAGTTTATGAGTTTACCGGCGATATTAAGCAGCAAGATGATTTAAGCTTAGCGCTAATACGCTGCAAAGCAACACCCTTAGCTGATGTAGAACCAAGAAGCTTTAGTCAAATACCCATCACTTTTAATATTCAGTTAGAGCATGAACAATTAAAAACATCAGATCCTGTTGTTCAATTTGTTGATTTAGTTTGCAGTATAGAAGGGGCTTCAGAGCATAGATCAAACTTATTTCTAATTTTATCAGAGGCTTATAATAATGCGCTTGATCATGGCATTTTAGGTTTAAACTCCCAGAATAAAGATACTGAAGAGGGATTTTACGAATATTATATTCAAAGAGCTGAAGTATTGGCTGAGTTAAATTCAGGATATTTAAATTTTACAGCTTTATATCAACCAGAAGTTCAAAGTATTGTTTTTACAATCGAAGATTCCGGTAAAGGGTTTTGTACAGAGCAGCAGCATAAAGCAGATAATAAAGCCCACCCTCATGGTAGAGGGTTAGGTTTAATGGAAGAAATTGCATCAGGTGTGTCTTCTAACGATATTGGTAATAAAATAAATATTAATTATTGTTTAAATGAAAGGGCAAGCAGTACTTAA
- a CDS encoding STAS domain-containing protein, whose product MSLNKNFSSDGKLFTIQIKGKFDFNLVQAFRSAYSEIGDKSPKVIIDLRETEYMDSSALGMLLNMKKSLGDSVSSIQIANCKPQIKKILQISRFDKKFDID is encoded by the coding sequence ATGAGTTTGAACAAAAATTTTTCATCTGATGGTAAATTATTCACAATACAAATAAAGGGCAAGTTTGACTTTAATTTAGTTCAAGCTTTTCGTTCTGCATACTCTGAAATAGGAGATAAATCGCCTAAGGTGATAATTGATTTACGTGAAACAGAATATATGGATAGCTCAGCTTTGGGCATGTTGCTGAATATGAAAAAATCCTTAGGGGATTCGGTTTCAAGTATTCAAATAGCGAATTGTAAGCCACAAATAAAGAAAATATTACAAATTTCACGCTTTGATAAAAAATTCGATATTGATTGA